The following proteins come from a genomic window of Phycisphaerae bacterium:
- a CDS encoding site-specific DNA-methyltransferase: MAAKKPNNLHAPVASIRHKDKRANIPTEELRDFVAEDEKAPKTMLYPRDPSLDPQLVWKGKDDQDAKDLAVPVVPIYVQEHVSPHRLIDDLRRRTEDRKAADTGVGPQLDLFRTDFNGIGDDFEARVDFYSQRDDRQRSWSNRMILGDSLLVMTSLAEKEGLKGKVQTIYFDPPYGIKFGSNWQVSTRKRDVKDGKAEDCTRQPEQIRAFRDCWRIGVHSYLAYIRDILTVARELLTETGGIFVQISDENVHLVRCVLDEILGSENQIATICVQKTGSTDQLLVPQTIDYLLFYAKNKEIVKYRQLYQERMRGTLALERYDQVLEKDGALRRLTAEEIESNEVRGGGVRAQLTSLSSARPLGEGDLRQFKFNGITYTPGGGTFKTDDAGMTRLVAAGRAKPAGQTLRYLRLVDDFPVVPLNDRWDSVQLGTGLIYVVQTSPKVIERCLLMTTDPGDLVLDPTCGSGTTAFVAEQWGRRWITVDTSRVALALARTRLMTAKYPYYLLADSAEGVAKEAELSGKTPPAHATEGDIKKGFVYERVPHVTLKSIANNPDIREGMSRAEIDAAIARHADTETLFDKPYLDFKRIRVSGPFTVESLSPHRVLAAADDNLDGTVSETEARKQQDFATMILDNLRKAGVQNTKKGERLVFERLDPHAGTWIHATGEYAEMPEGGTARGLGQPAGEVVMRRVAVSIGPEHGTVGPMQVKEAAKEAVQGVGHDLLIVCGFAFDPHVAEEAKRYGKLTVLAAKMNPDLAMGDELLKKTGAGNLFMVFGEPDIDLQKQKDGTLVAEIRGLDVYDPTTGAIRSSSTDDIACWFIDTDYNGESFFVRHAYFTGAAKGDDGPYDKLKRALRAEIDEAAWSSLYSTTSRPFAKPQTGKIAVKVINHYGDEVLKVFEV; encoded by the coding sequence ATGGCAGCAAAGAAACCAAATAACCTCCATGCGCCCGTAGCGTCCATCCGCCACAAGGACAAGCGCGCCAACATCCCCACCGAGGAGCTGCGCGACTTTGTGGCTGAGGATGAGAAGGCGCCAAAGACCATGCTCTACCCGCGCGATCCGTCGCTCGATCCGCAACTCGTCTGGAAGGGCAAGGATGATCAGGACGCTAAGGACCTCGCCGTACCGGTCGTTCCGATCTACGTTCAGGAGCACGTCTCGCCGCATCGGCTGATCGACGACCTGCGGAGGCGGACGGAGGACCGGAAGGCTGCCGACACGGGCGTCGGTCCACAGCTCGACCTCTTCCGCACGGACTTCAACGGGATCGGCGACGACTTCGAGGCCCGCGTCGATTTCTACAGCCAGCGCGACGACCGGCAGCGAAGCTGGTCCAACCGCATGATCCTCGGCGACTCGCTGCTGGTAATGACCAGCCTCGCCGAGAAAGAAGGTCTGAAGGGCAAGGTCCAGACAATCTACTTCGACCCGCCCTACGGCATCAAGTTTGGCTCGAACTGGCAGGTCAGCACCCGCAAACGTGACGTCAAGGATGGAAAGGCCGAGGACTGCACGCGGCAACCGGAACAGATTCGGGCCTTTCGCGACTGCTGGCGTATCGGCGTCCACTCCTACCTCGCGTACATCCGTGACATCCTCACCGTTGCTCGCGAGTTGCTCACCGAAACCGGCGGTATCTTTGTCCAAATCAGTGATGAAAACGTGCACCTTGTCCGCTGCGTGCTGGACGAGATTTTGGGGAGCGAGAACCAAATCGCAACAATCTGTGTACAGAAAACAGGCTCCACAGATCAGTTGCTCGTCCCACAGACCATCGACTACCTACTGTTCTATGCCAAGAACAAGGAGATTGTGAAGTACCGGCAGCTGTACCAAGAGCGCATGCGCGGAACCTTGGCGCTCGAGCGATACGACCAAGTCCTGGAGAAGGATGGGGCATTGCGAAGACTCACGGCCGAAGAAATCGAATCTAACGAGGTGCGGGGTGGCGGTGTCAGGGCTCAGTTGACATCCTTGTCGAGCGCTCGCCCGTTGGGCGAAGGCGACCTTCGGCAGTTCAAATTCAACGGTATTACGTACACACCGGGCGGAGGGACATTCAAGACCGACGATGCTGGGATGACGAGACTTGTTGCGGCTGGTAGAGCGAAACCCGCCGGGCAAACGTTGCGTTATCTGCGTCTCGTCGACGACTTTCCGGTCGTACCTCTGAATGACCGCTGGGATTCCGTGCAGCTGGGCACCGGGTTGATTTACGTCGTGCAAACGAGCCCGAAAGTCATCGAGCGTTGCCTCCTCATGACCACCGATCCGGGAGACCTCGTACTTGATCCGACATGCGGAAGCGGCACAACCGCATTCGTCGCCGAACAGTGGGGCCGCCGTTGGATTACAGTCGACACCAGCCGCGTCGCGCTGGCGCTGGCGCGAACGCGGCTTATGACCGCGAAATATCCCTATTATTTGCTCGCCGATTCAGCCGAGGGGGTCGCCAAGGAAGCTGAACTCTCCGGGAAGACGCCGCCGGCGCACGCGACGGAAGGCGACATCAAGAAGGGCTTCGTGTACGAGCGTGTGCCGCACGTCACGCTCAAATCTATTGCCAACAACCCGGACATCCGCGAAGGGATGAGCCGCGCCGAGATCGACGCCGCCATTGCCCGCCACGCCGATACCGAGACGCTATTCGACAAACCGTATCTGGACTTCAAGCGCATCCGCGTCTCTGGCCCGTTCACGGTCGAGAGCCTGTCGCCGCACCGCGTCCTCGCCGCCGCCGATGACAACCTCGACGGGACCGTCAGCGAGACCGAGGCCCGCAAGCAGCAGGACTTCGCCACGATGATCCTCGACAACCTCCGCAAGGCGGGCGTCCAGAACACGAAGAAGGGAGAAAGGCTTGTCTTCGAGCGGCTCGATCCGCACGCGGGCACGTGGATTCACGCGACAGGGGAGTACGCCGAAATGCCAGAGGGCGGCACCGCCCGGGGCCTCGGTCAACCTGCCGGCGAAGTCGTGATGCGGCGCGTTGCGGTCTCCATCGGCCCGGAGCATGGGACCGTCGGCCCGATGCAGGTGAAGGAGGCGGCGAAGGAGGCCGTGCAGGGCGTAGGTCACGACCTGCTGATCGTCTGCGGCTTCGCGTTTGATCCGCATGTCGCCGAGGAAGCCAAGCGCTACGGCAAGCTGACGGTGCTCGCGGCCAAGATGAACCCCGACCTCGCGATGGGGGACGAGCTGCTCAAGAAAACCGGGGCGGGCAACCTGTTTATGGTCTTCGGCGAGCCGGACATCGACCTTCAGAAGCAAAAGGATGGGACGCTCGTCGCGGAGATCCGCGGGCTGGACGTGTACGACCCGACGACCGGCGCGATTCGGTCATCGTCGACGGACGACATCGCGTGCTGGTTCATCGATACCGACTACAACGGCGAGAGCTTTTTCGTCCGCCACGCCTACTTCACTGGCGCGGCCAAGGGCGACGACGGCCCCTACGACAAACTCAAGCGCGCCCTCCGCGCCGAGATCGATGAGGCGGCGTGGTCCAGCCTCTACAGTACGACGAGCCGCCCCTTCGCCAAGCCCCAGACCGGCAAGATCGCAGTGAAGGTGATCAACCATTACGGGGATGAGGTTTTGAAGGTGTTTGAGGTGTGA
- a CDS encoding PEP-CTERM sorting domain-containing protein → MRKRFTGMAGGLCVLIFLSLSTVRADAPSFMGLGDLPGGTIVSSAYAVSPDGTIVVGRAESASGAEAFCWTQAGGMIGLGDLSGGNFSSIALDISADGSAIVGQGQSQSNGSAVRWEKDVLSDLGALTLNGYSEAWGVSADGSVVVGATQSPSAANDEAFRWSQVSGMVGLGYLAGGTNHSLAYAVSSNGSVIVGASGLQAFRWENDVMVGLGFLNDGFESEARDVSDDGSVIVGRSNTLPSGGTQAFRWVNGIMTGLGGLPGEPVGSSAKGVSADGSIVVGSAATTLPGGARAFIWDAGHGMRSVQDLLVNGFGLDLDGWFLQEVNDISADGMTLVGTARNPQGFSEGWIAHVPEPSSACLAFLILAIATNQRRVNHPQRVWNKPKVVSNGLFLLRISAL, encoded by the coding sequence ATGCGCAAGAGATTCACCGGAATGGCTGGCGGTTTGTGCGTTCTCATTTTTTTATCATTGAGTACTGTGCGTGCTGATGCGCCTTCTTTCATGGGGCTAGGAGACTTGCCTGGGGGTACAATTGTAAGTAGCGCCTACGCGGTGTCGCCAGACGGAACGATTGTCGTCGGGCGAGCCGAATCGGCATCGGGCGCTGAGGCTTTTTGTTGGACTCAGGCAGGCGGCATGATTGGCTTGGGTGACTTATCAGGCGGCAATTTCTCCAGCATCGCATTGGATATCTCAGCTGACGGCTCTGCGATAGTTGGTCAGGGTCAGAGTCAATCCAATGGAAGTGCCGTTCGATGGGAGAAGGACGTTCTGAGCGATCTTGGAGCGTTGACTTTGAATGGCTACAGCGAAGCGTGGGGAGTGTCGGCTGACGGTTCGGTCGTCGTCGGCGCAACACAATCTCCATCCGCTGCAAATGATGAGGCTTTCCGATGGTCTCAAGTCTCGGGCATGGTTGGTCTTGGCTATCTCGCAGGCGGCACCAATCACAGCCTCGCATACGCCGTTTCTTCGAACGGATCGGTGATCGTCGGAGCTAGTGGTTTGCAGGCATTCCGCTGGGAAAACGACGTAATGGTCGGCCTAGGATTCCTAAACGACGGCTTCGAAAGCGAGGCACGTGACGTGTCGGACGATGGATCGGTGATTGTTGGGCGAAGCAACACTTTACCGAGCGGGGGTACACAAGCCTTTCGATGGGTCAATGGCATAATGACGGGGCTTGGAGGACTACCAGGTGAACCTGTCGGTAGTTCTGCGAAGGGAGTTTCCGCAGATGGATCGATTGTCGTGGGAAGCGCCGCAACTACATTGCCGGGTGGTGCGCGAGCGTTTATCTGGGACGCGGGTCATGGAATGAGGAGCGTACAGGACTTACTTGTGAATGGTTTTGGGCTAGACCTTGACGGTTGGTTCCTTCAGGAAGTCAATGACATCTCCGCAGACGGCATGACTCTTGTGGGGACTGCGCGAAACCCGCAAGGATTCTCGGAGGGTTGGATTGCACACGTTCCAGAGCCTTCAAGTGCTTGCCTGGCTTTTTTGATTCTCGCTATCGCTACTAATCAACGTCGCGTGAATCACCCGCAACGGGTTTGGAATAAGCCCAAGGTAGTCTCGAACGGCCTTTTCCTGCTCCGCATTAGCGCGCTGTAG
- a CDS encoding tetratricopeptide repeat protein, with amino-acid sequence MVEMNDNSYSRRTFVPTTVLLAVSLGLVGLVMAFLIGSRTWAVVLPAVSAGAVPLWARRRQVTRVAAMAADTLYDDDAQPTHSILVRFTVPAVLLLLAAFIVACQFTRGQEQGWWIVVACLPMAVMAWYCARQWFKARTLPRALTLALAAWFVGLSGNLAASDVDRIRCSVNAETVLADALNPISEKLDGLIARFNILEREIGFIKEKDGVILRQLDIGILIVDLDPNVKVDDPIRFQAILHMSTPQAGSANDTPRRIELTPPARQLVTRLAVNASIIDQIRSENALGNLSKAKELGKVYFAQQTAQRLEQDYAAFIATGDTSWLTEEFDEASVLFGKALDIREDDFAVVSKAALSLMRSRSASQYGQNILRAERLFARAMELAQSKGSDDHRAVALAQYNLAAVLQALGRAAEAESHFVKALEINQGLFRGNHPDVAASLIGLASVRHELGRIGEAELLDYQALEMCKTLFSGNNAYTARALNNLARDQEALGRATEAKPRYLQALEMRKKVFTRDHPEVAESLNNVAAVWLTLGKSPKAEPLNREALEMNLRLYKHDHPKVATSLNNLAHVWCALDRASEAEPLYFQALEMNQRLFKGDHSIVAMSLGNVGGVLQTLGRAAEAEQFFVLALEMNQRLYIGDHPEIARSLNNLGSVKDSQGSADAEPLFLQALGMRQRLFEGDHPDTAMSLSNVAGFWQSHDRPAEAEPLFVKALEMRQRLFVEAHPDVAASLTRLAKVLQDLDRIPESESYLIEALEMNQQLYRGFHINVAASLSDLAGVRSFLGRANEAEPLDEQALNMYQELFNGYGDLVASSLCHLANDRLDLGRPKDAEPLLVRSLEMCKQINHGDHPGIAMIFASQARVQHAFGKVAEARQLFNESLDMLRRLFPQGSPTLARVLWRSASLYLAEGKSIEALHQLEEAVVMAEQAFPPNRTRLMEYRETLVKCRATLDKK; translated from the coding sequence ATGGTTGAGATGAATGACAATAGCTATTCCCGACGTACTTTTGTACCGACGACCGTTCTCTTAGCGGTCTCGCTTGGCTTGGTTGGGCTGGTGATGGCATTTCTGATCGGTTCACGAACATGGGCTGTGGTCTTGCCCGCTGTCTCTGCGGGTGCCGTTCCGCTATGGGCGCGGCGACGCCAGGTCACGCGTGTTGCGGCGATGGCCGCCGACACTCTATACGACGACGATGCGCAGCCCACGCACTCAATACTCGTGCGTTTTACTGTTCCGGCGGTGCTACTCCTCTTGGCGGCGTTCATCGTGGCTTGTCAGTTTACGCGCGGGCAGGAGCAAGGTTGGTGGATTGTGGTAGCCTGTCTGCCGATGGCAGTGATGGCGTGGTATTGCGCCCGCCAATGGTTTAAGGCTAGGACGCTCCCGCGCGCCCTCACGTTAGCATTGGCCGCATGGTTTGTCGGCTTATCTGGCAATCTCGCAGCAAGCGACGTCGATCGAATCAGGTGTAGTGTCAATGCCGAAACGGTTCTTGCCGATGCGCTCAATCCGATCTCAGAGAAGCTCGACGGTTTGATAGCGAGATTTAATATCCTCGAGCGCGAAATCGGATTCATAAAAGAGAAAGACGGCGTAATTCTAAGGCAACTCGATATAGGGATTCTCATAGTAGACCTAGATCCCAACGTCAAAGTAGATGATCCCATTCGTTTCCAGGCCATCTTGCACATGTCGACGCCTCAGGCGGGATCGGCTAATGATACACCGCGGCGGATTGAGCTTACCCCACCTGCGCGTCAGCTTGTCACGCGCTTAGCCGTCAATGCTTCAATTATCGACCAGATACGTTCGGAAAACGCGTTAGGCAACTTGTCAAAGGCCAAGGAACTAGGCAAAGTATATTTTGCACAGCAAACGGCTCAGCGTCTCGAGCAGGATTATGCCGCCTTCATCGCGACCGGCGACACGTCTTGGCTAACTGAAGAATTCGACGAAGCGTCCGTCCTATTCGGTAAGGCCCTCGACATACGTGAGGACGACTTTGCAGTAGTGAGCAAAGCCGCATTGTCGCTCATGCGATCACGCTCAGCATCGCAATATGGCCAAAACATCTTAAGGGCCGAGCGCCTCTTTGCGCGAGCGATGGAGTTGGCCCAATCGAAAGGTTCCGACGATCATCGCGCGGTGGCTCTGGCGCAATACAACCTTGCAGCCGTGCTCCAGGCACTTGGTCGCGCAGCGGAGGCCGAATCTCATTTTGTTAAGGCATTAGAGATTAACCAAGGCCTATTCAGGGGCAATCATCCCGACGTTGCGGCGAGTCTAATTGGCTTGGCATCTGTGCGTCATGAACTCGGCCGTATTGGTGAGGCCGAATTGTTGGACTACCAGGCGCTTGAAATGTGCAAGACACTGTTCAGCGGCAATAACGCTTATACGGCAAGGGCATTGAATAACCTCGCGCGCGATCAAGAAGCCTTGGGCCGCGCTACTGAAGCAAAACCGCGCTACCTCCAGGCTCTTGAGATGCGCAAAAAAGTGTTCACGCGTGATCACCCTGAGGTTGCGGAGAGCTTAAACAATGTCGCGGCAGTTTGGCTGACGCTAGGCAAATCTCCTAAGGCTGAGCCCCTCAATCGGGAGGCCCTGGAGATGAACCTGCGATTGTATAAGCATGACCACCCCAAAGTGGCGACAAGTCTTAACAACCTAGCGCATGTTTGGTGTGCTCTAGATCGTGCGTCGGAGGCCGAACCACTTTACTTCCAAGCCCTGGAGATGAATCAACGACTGTTCAAAGGCGACCACTCCATTGTAGCGATGAGTCTAGGCAACGTTGGGGGAGTACTTCAAACCCTGGGTCGGGCGGCGGAGGCCGAACAGTTTTTCGTGCTGGCCCTTGAGATGAACCAAAGACTATACATTGGAGACCACCCTGAGATCGCGAGGAGCCTGAACAACCTCGGATCCGTAAAGGATTCTCAGGGCTCAGCGGATGCCGAACCTCTCTTCCTTCAGGCTTTGGGGATGCGTCAACGTTTGTTCGAGGGCGACCACCCCGACACAGCGATGAGCTTGTCAAACGTTGCAGGGTTTTGGCAATCGCATGACCGCCCAGCAGAGGCCGAACCGCTCTTTGTCAAGGCTCTAGAAATGCGCCAGCGTCTATTTGTAGAGGCTCACCCTGATGTTGCAGCCAGCCTGACCCGTCTTGCGAAGGTACTTCAGGATTTGGACCGGATACCAGAATCCGAGTCATATCTCATTGAAGCTCTGGAGATGAACCAACAGCTCTATAGGGGCTTCCACATTAATGTGGCCGCAAGCCTGAGCGACCTCGCGGGGGTGCGTAGTTTCCTGGGTAGAGCAAATGAAGCCGAACCACTCGACGAACAAGCCCTTAACATGTATCAGGAATTATTCAATGGTTATGGGGACCTAGTCGCAAGTAGCCTGTGCCATCTTGCAAATGACCGCTTGGATTTGGGGCGCCCGAAGGACGCCGAGCCGCTCCTAGTGAGGTCATTGGAGATGTGCAAACAAATCAACCATGGCGATCACCCCGGAATTGCGATGATTTTTGCTAGTCAGGCGCGCGTGCAACATGCCTTTGGAAAGGTTGCAGAGGCGAGGCAGTTGTTCAATGAGTCGCTAGATATGTTGCGCCGTTTGTTTCCTCAGGGTTCCCCCACTTTGGCTCGAGTCCTCTGGCGGTCGGCCAGCCTTTATCTTGCTGAAGGAAAGTCGATCGAAGCCCTCCATCAGCTGGAGGAGGCCGTTGTGATGGCTGAGCAAGCATTTCCACCTAATCGTACTCGACTAATGGAATACCGTGAGACGCTCGTCAAATGTCGGGCGACACTGGATAAGAAGTAG
- a CDS encoding DEAD/DEAH box helicase family protein — MSQVVIENPVINSPFSEPGRHFDFTDEGITDKILDGRRPSSYFVPIARPRKKGAKQLEFETEWTKDRIEENKLVNQIRARVNMWREGGYVGVTPTTSRLLTYWTNPDREKKLFYCQIEALETAIYITEVAKKYGDAWIENTLRESNDTSNPGLPRMAFKMATGSGKTVVMAMLMAWHALNKLAHQQDARFTDTFLIVTPGITIRDRLRVLLPNDPQNYYRQRDIISAEELERLQQAKIIITNFHAFLLREKSEGARLTKIISGQTQTGINRESPDKMIRRVCRALGNKKNIIVINDEAHHCYRRKPDGEEEGLSGEERKEAQKRDEEARVWISGIEAVNKKLGVRAIYDLSATPFFLRGSGYSEGTLFPWVVSDFSLIDAIEAGIVKVPRVPVADDSMTGDQPTYRDLWLRIREHLPKKGRKTEAVSGEPKLPVELQGALHSLYGNYEKYYRVWENNAEARAKGLTPPVFIVVCNNTNVSKLVFEYISGWEKPIGDQIVAQAGAFDIFRNDDGNGGWLHRPNTILVDSEQLESGEAMSDEFKKIAAREVEEFKSEYRLRFPGRDVEALTDEDLLREVMNTVGKTGKLGEQVKCVVSVSMLTEGWDANTVTHVLGVRAFGTQLLCEQVVGRALRRMSYAPNKEGRFNPEYAEVYGVPFSFIPCSGSTKDPKPGPIPTRVRALENRITCEITFPRLLGYRYDIAGERISAKFSEESRLPLSTQIVPTRTDLDPIVGERSVHKLDDLRDERESTVAFVVARRTLEKYFRDDDGNSKPWLFPQLLGITRRWIDECVHVKDNCFKQMLLLHELTHDAADRIYKAVVASTNGSPALKPILRPYDTVGSTRYVDFDTTRPVFVTRGDKCHISHVVADTESWEQKMAEVLEGEDLPVMRYVKNHNLGFTIPYTLNGEERQYHPDFIAVLDDGHGPDDPMNLIIEVSGEAKKDKAAKVATARTLWVPAVNNHGGFGRWAFVEIGDPWDAINLLGLSVQKQIAK; from the coding sequence ATGAGCCAAGTCGTTATCGAAAACCCCGTTATTAACTCGCCGTTTAGCGAGCCGGGGCGACACTTCGATTTTACCGACGAGGGTATCACCGACAAGATCCTCGATGGTCGCCGGCCGAGCAGTTACTTCGTCCCGATCGCCCGGCCGCGTAAGAAGGGGGCCAAGCAACTCGAATTCGAGACGGAGTGGACCAAGGACCGGATCGAGGAGAATAAGCTCGTCAACCAGATCCGCGCCCGAGTCAATATGTGGCGTGAGGGCGGGTACGTCGGGGTGACGCCCACGACGAGCCGGCTGCTGACCTATTGGACGAATCCCGATCGCGAGAAGAAGCTCTTCTACTGTCAGATCGAGGCGCTGGAGACGGCGATCTACATCACCGAGGTCGCCAAAAAGTACGGCGACGCCTGGATCGAAAACACCCTCCGTGAATCCAACGACACGTCGAATCCCGGCCTGCCGCGTATGGCCTTCAAAATGGCGACCGGCTCCGGCAAGACGGTCGTCATGGCGATGCTCATGGCTTGGCATGCCCTGAATAAGCTCGCCCACCAGCAGGATGCCCGGTTCACCGATACGTTTCTGATCGTCACGCCCGGCATCACCATTCGCGATCGCCTACGCGTGCTCCTCCCCAACGACCCGCAAAATTACTACCGCCAGCGCGATATCATCTCAGCGGAGGAACTTGAACGCCTTCAACAGGCCAAGATTATCATTACAAACTTCCACGCTTTTCTGTTACGGGAAAAGTCCGAAGGCGCCAGACTGACGAAGATCATTTCCGGTCAAACCCAGACCGGCATCAATCGGGAATCACCGGACAAGATGATCCGCCGAGTATGCCGGGCGCTGGGCAACAAGAAGAACATCATCGTCATCAACGACGAGGCCCACCACTGCTATCGTCGCAAGCCCGACGGCGAAGAAGAGGGGCTTTCCGGCGAGGAGCGCAAAGAGGCTCAAAAGCGCGACGAAGAGGCCCGTGTTTGGATCTCCGGCATCGAGGCCGTGAATAAAAAACTCGGCGTTAGGGCGATCTACGACTTATCTGCCACCCCGTTCTTCCTGCGAGGCTCCGGCTACAGCGAGGGCACGCTATTCCCCTGGGTGGTGTCGGATTTTTCGCTCATCGACGCGATTGAGGCCGGCATCGTCAAAGTCCCCCGCGTCCCCGTCGCCGATGATTCGATGACCGGCGACCAGCCGACCTACCGTGACCTTTGGCTCCGCATCCGGGAACACCTGCCCAAAAAAGGCCGCAAGACCGAGGCCGTCAGCGGTGAGCCGAAGTTGCCGGTCGAGTTGCAAGGCGCGCTTCACAGTCTCTACGGTAATTACGAAAAGTATTACCGCGTTTGGGAGAACAATGCCGAGGCCCGGGCCAAGGGACTTACGCCTCCGGTGTTTATCGTCGTCTGTAACAACACCAACGTCTCCAAGCTGGTCTTTGAATACATTTCCGGCTGGGAAAAGCCCATTGGCGATCAGATAGTCGCCCAAGCTGGAGCGTTCGACATTTTTCGTAATGACGACGGCAACGGCGGCTGGTTGCACCGGCCCAACACGATCCTCGTCGATAGCGAGCAGCTCGAGTCCGGCGAGGCTATGAGCGACGAATTCAAGAAGATCGCCGCGCGCGAGGTCGAGGAATTCAAGTCCGAGTATCGCCTCCGCTTCCCTGGCCGCGACGTGGAGGCTCTGACCGACGAGGACCTCCTCCGCGAGGTCATGAACACGGTTGGTAAGACCGGCAAGCTCGGCGAGCAAGTTAAGTGCGTCGTCAGCGTTTCGATGCTTACGGAGGGTTGGGACGCCAATACCGTCACGCACGTCCTCGGCGTTCGCGCCTTCGGCACACAGCTCCTCTGCGAGCAGGTCGTCGGCCGCGCCCTCCGCCGCATGAGTTACGCCCCCAACAAAGAGGGCCGGTTCAATCCCGAATACGCCGAGGTGTACGGCGTTCCTTTCTCGTTCATCCCGTGCAGCGGCTCGACCAAGGACCCCAAGCCTGGCCCGATCCCGACGCGCGTCCGCGCCCTGGAAAACCGCATCACCTGTGAAATTACGTTTCCGCGCTTGCTCGGGTATCGCTACGACATTGCCGGGGAGCGGATCAGTGCCAAATTCTCCGAGGAGTCTCGCCTGCCGCTCAGTACGCAGATCGTGCCGACGCGGACCGACTTGGACCCCATTGTGGGCGAGCGGAGTGTCCACAAGTTGGATGACCTCCGTGACGAACGCGAAAGTACCGTCGCCTTCGTGGTCGCCCGCCGTACGCTTGAGAAGTATTTCCGCGACGACGACGGCAACTCCAAGCCGTGGCTTTTTCCGCAACTCCTTGGGATTACTCGGCGCTGGATAGACGAGTGCGTCCATGTGAAGGATAACTGTTTCAAGCAGATGCTCCTGCTCCACGAATTGACGCACGACGCGGCGGACCGCATTTACAAGGCCGTCGTCGCCTCGACCAACGGCTCGCCCGCCCTTAAACCGATCCTGCGGCCGTACGATACGGTCGGCTCGACGCGGTACGTCGATTTCGACACAACGCGCCCTGTCTTTGTCACGCGGGGGGACAAGTGCCACATCTCCCACGTCGTGGCGGACACGGAGTCATGGGAGCAGAAAATGGCGGAGGTCTTAGAGGGCGAAGACCTGCCCGTCATGCGGTACGTGAAAAACCACAATCTGGGCTTTACGATTCCCTATACCCTCAACGGTGAGGAGCGGCAGTACCATCCAGACTTTATCGCGGTGCTCGACGACGGGCACGGGCCGGACGATCCGATGAACCTCATCATCGAGGTCAGCGGCGAGGCCAAAAAGGACAAGGCCGCAAAGGTCGCCACGGCTCGGACGCTTTGGGTGCCGGCGGTCAATAATCACGGCGGATTCGGACGGTGGGCGTTTGTCGAGATTGGCGATCCATGGGATGCGATTAATTTGCTCGGCCTGTCAGTACAGAAACAAATTGCGAAGTAA